A genomic stretch from Tenrec ecaudatus isolate mTenEca1 chromosome X, mTenEca1.hap1, whole genome shotgun sequence includes:
- the LOC142434383 gene encoding melanoma-associated antigen B16-like isoform X1, which translates to MFSSYVRPQLGGNHGEDPEHTGCGLAFSSLRPKAHLLLPTVVIMPVKRKSPRFSPEQPLPVSTEVPEKTDLVLPELLEEDSSSSSAPAPSIRDKATGKPSLKETATEETSNVEMPSASPSLHSECDLSSSTENTEEDSSDEDSDGLTQLDIENLSVSPIKEKASLLANYLLLKYQIKEPVTLEDMLNTVIKEYKDKFPEILQKAKECLEMVFGLEVKEVDTTNHCYIVCMTLGLTYDGLLREVEGMPKTGILIIVLGVIFLNNNSATKKQVWEVLNTMGIYAGQKHFICGNPEDFITGELVQQKYVEYRQQPNTRPPRYKFAWGPRAYAEINKLELLQFLLKAYENSPGSFPITFVVALQVEKERAQGLAVTSFDDSATALSLESSGSTSGSCFQPQ; encoded by the coding sequence GCTTTCTCTTCTCTTCGCCCAAAGGCTCATCTGCTGCTACCTACAGTAGTCATCATGCCTGTTAAAAGAAAGAGCCCTCGCTTCAGTCCTGAGCAACCCCTCCCTGTGTCCACGGAAGTCCCGGAAAAAACCGATCTAGTATTACCTGAGCTTTTGGAGGAagactcttcttcctcttctgctccagctcccagcatcagagACAAGGCCACAGGGAAGCCTTCTCTGAAGGAGACTGCCACCGAGGAGACTTCTAATGTCGAGATGCCCAGTGCTTCCCCGAGTCTTCACAGTGAGTGTGATTTGTCCTCTTCAACTGAAAACACCGAGGAGGACAGCTCTGATGAAGACAGTGACGGCCTGACCCAGCTAGATATTGAAAACCTGTCTGTATCGCCTATCAAAGAGAAAGCGTCTTTACTGGCAAATTATCTGCTGCTCAAGTATCAAATTAAAGAGCCAGTCACCCTAGAAGACATGCTGAATACTGTCATCAAAGAGTACAAAGATAAATTCCCTGAGATCCTGCAGAAAGCCAAGGAATGCCTGGAGATGGTGTTTGGCCTTGAAGTGAAGGAAGTTGACACCACCAACCACTGTTACATCGTCTGCATGACACTAGGCCTCACCTATGACGGCTTGCTGAGGGAAGTAGAAGGCATGCCAAAGACTGGCATCCTGATTATTGTCTTGGGTGTGATCTTCCTCAACAACAACAGTGCCACGAAAAAACAAGTCTGGGAGGTGCTGAATACGATGGGCATCTATGCTGGGCAGAAGCACTTCATCTGTGGGAATCCAGAGGATTTCATCACCGGAGAGCTGGTTCAGCAGAAATATGTGGAGTATCGGCAGCAGCCTAACACTCGCCCTCCACGTTACAAGTTTGCTTGGGGTCCAAGAGCCTACGCTGAAATCAACAAGCTGGAGCTCCTCCAGTTTTTGTTAAAAGCTTATGAAAATAGCCCAGGTTCTTTCCCAATTACGTTTGTAGTGGCTCTGCAAGTGGAGAAAGAGCGAGCCCAAGGTCTAGCTGTCACCAGCTTTGATGATAGTGCTACCGCCCTGTCCTTGGAGAGTTCCGGTTCCACTTCCGGCAGCTGCTTCCAACCCCAGTAA
- the LOC142434383 gene encoding melanoma-associated antigen B16-like isoform X2 produces the protein MPVKRKSPRFSPEQPLPVSTEVPEKTDLVLPELLEEDSSSSSAPAPSIRDKATGKPSLKETATEETSNVEMPSASPSLHSECDLSSSTENTEEDSSDEDSDGLTQLDIENLSVSPIKEKASLLANYLLLKYQIKEPVTLEDMLNTVIKEYKDKFPEILQKAKECLEMVFGLEVKEVDTTNHCYIVCMTLGLTYDGLLREVEGMPKTGILIIVLGVIFLNNNSATKKQVWEVLNTMGIYAGQKHFICGNPEDFITGELVQQKYVEYRQQPNTRPPRYKFAWGPRAYAEINKLELLQFLLKAYENSPGSFPITFVVALQVEKERAQGLAVTSFDDSATALSLESSGSTSGSCFQPQ, from the coding sequence ATGCCTGTTAAAAGAAAGAGCCCTCGCTTCAGTCCTGAGCAACCCCTCCCTGTGTCCACGGAAGTCCCGGAAAAAACCGATCTAGTATTACCTGAGCTTTTGGAGGAagactcttcttcctcttctgctccagctcccagcatcagagACAAGGCCACAGGGAAGCCTTCTCTGAAGGAGACTGCCACCGAGGAGACTTCTAATGTCGAGATGCCCAGTGCTTCCCCGAGTCTTCACAGTGAGTGTGATTTGTCCTCTTCAACTGAAAACACCGAGGAGGACAGCTCTGATGAAGACAGTGACGGCCTGACCCAGCTAGATATTGAAAACCTGTCTGTATCGCCTATCAAAGAGAAAGCGTCTTTACTGGCAAATTATCTGCTGCTCAAGTATCAAATTAAAGAGCCAGTCACCCTAGAAGACATGCTGAATACTGTCATCAAAGAGTACAAAGATAAATTCCCTGAGATCCTGCAGAAAGCCAAGGAATGCCTGGAGATGGTGTTTGGCCTTGAAGTGAAGGAAGTTGACACCACCAACCACTGTTACATCGTCTGCATGACACTAGGCCTCACCTATGACGGCTTGCTGAGGGAAGTAGAAGGCATGCCAAAGACTGGCATCCTGATTATTGTCTTGGGTGTGATCTTCCTCAACAACAACAGTGCCACGAAAAAACAAGTCTGGGAGGTGCTGAATACGATGGGCATCTATGCTGGGCAGAAGCACTTCATCTGTGGGAATCCAGAGGATTTCATCACCGGAGAGCTGGTTCAGCAGAAATATGTGGAGTATCGGCAGCAGCCTAACACTCGCCCTCCACGTTACAAGTTTGCTTGGGGTCCAAGAGCCTACGCTGAAATCAACAAGCTGGAGCTCCTCCAGTTTTTGTTAAAAGCTTATGAAAATAGCCCAGGTTCTTTCCCAATTACGTTTGTAGTGGCTCTGCAAGTGGAGAAAGAGCGAGCCCAAGGTCTAGCTGTCACCAGCTTTGATGATAGTGCTACCGCCCTGTCCTTGGAGAGTTCCGGTTCCACTTCCGGCAGCTGCTTCCAACCCCAGTAA